Below is a window of Pedosphaera parvula Ellin514 DNA.
AAGATTTGCACTATCGAGGAATTGATCAAGCATCGTCGCAGCCGGGAGAAGCTGATTGAGCGAGTTGAAGTGGTGAAGATGCCGACGGATTATGGTGAGTTCGATCTGTATCTATACCGGTCGAAAGTGGATGATCAGCATCACCTGGCCCTCGTTCGCGGTGATGTAGCCGGGCAGAAGAAAGTGTTGGTGCGCGTGCACAGCGAATGTCTGACCGGCGATGTATTTGGTTCGCGCCGGTGCGATTGCGGACCGCAGTTGCAACAGGCCATGCGCATGGTGGCGGAATCGGGCAGGGGAGTGGTGGTGTATATGCGCCAGGAAGGCCGGGGCATCGGACTGGGACCGAAGATCAAGGCATATAAGCTGCAGGAACAGGGCTATGACACTGTGGAAGCCAACAAGCAATTGGGTTATGGCATGGATTTGCGCGAATACGGATTGGGTGCGCAGATTTTGGCGGACCTGGGCATCAAGAACATTCGGCTTTTGACGAATAATCCCAAAAAGGTTGTGGGTTTGGAAGGTTACGGAATGGAAATTGTGGAACAGGTTCCGATCAAAATCCGGCCCAATCCCCATAATGCGAAATATTTGAAAACCAAGCGGGAGAAGCTTGGGCATTTACTTTAAAATTTTAATCAAATGTTAAAAGCATCGAAGATAAAAACGACAACCGCCACAGGCGGAAGGTTTGCCATTGTCGCTTCCACATATAACGCCAAATATGTCGACGCGATGTTGCGGGCTGCGCAAGCTGAATTGAAAAAAGCGAAGGCAGAATCGGTTGAAATCATTCGCGTGCCCGGAGCCTACGAGATTCCGGTGGTGGCAACCAAATTGGCGAGAACCCAATTGCCTTCGCTGTCAGCCATCATCTGCCTCGGCGTTATTTTGCGAGGCGCAACAACGCATGCTGAGCATATTGGAAGTGCCGTGAGTAATGCGTTGATGCAAATTCAGCTTCAACATGAGATACCTGTAATTCATGAAGTGCTGCTGCTGGAGAATGAGCAACAAGCAAAGGAACGGTGTTTGGGCAAGGAATTCAATCGCGGCACGGAAGCAGCGCAGACTGCTTTGGAGATGGCGCGAGTGATACAAAAGTTGAATCTATCCGGCTCGCTTTAGCTAATTTTGCAGGTTGATTCAATCCACTGCAAGTCATTCACGGATAATAGCTTGTCGTTTATATTGAGTTTGTTTCTGCTGATGAATAGGAATGACTGGGCACAAGTCGAATGGGTGGAAAGCGGAGCTTGTGAAAAGTTTCACACCTCGCTAGAGCGACGAAAATAAGCGGATGTTATTTTGCACCCCCGTTGGAGTACGACAATTATCTATGAAAATGAACCCTCGGTTTCTAATCCTCCCTACACTTTTAGCTGGTTTAAGCGCTGCTTCCGCAGCTGATGTCACTGGAACAGTTACCCTCAAGGGCACTCCTCCTCCTGAGAAGGAAAATACGGCGGTTACCAATGATCCGAATTGTGGCAAGTTGCACAGCGGCCCGGTAATGACACAGTTTTATGTGGTCGGAGCGAACGGAGGTTTGAGAGACGCGATTGTCAAGATTGTTAACGTGACCGGCAAATCTACCGGTGAATCCGCTGCTCCTGCAGTAATCGATCAAAAAGGTTGCGAATACGTTCCTTACATCCTCGCGGTTCAAACTAATCAAAAGATTCTGATCAAGAACTCGGATCCAGTTTTGCACAACGTGCATCCGACTCCGACGGCCAGCGGCAACAAGGAAACCAACAAGGCTCAAATGCCTGCCGGACCTGACCTCACTTTCGTATTTCCCACGGCTGAAGACTTCCTGCGCTTCAAGTGCGATGTTCATCCCTGGATGTTCGGTTATGTGACTGTGGTTGATAGCCCGTACTTCGCCGTGACGGACAAAGATGGCAACTTCAAGATCTCCAATTTGCCCCCAGGCAAGTACAAGATTGAAGCCTCCCATCGTAAGGCTGGCAAAGTTGAGCAGGAAATCGAAGTGAAAGATAGTGGCGCGAAAGCTGATTTCACTCTCGAAGTTAAAGAAGCCAAATAGTCACTCTTGCATTGCCAAAGCCGCTGCGGCACGTTGGCTGCAGCGGCTTATTTTTCCCTTTAATTCCCAGTTAAAAGCATGGCTCGTTCAGTAAATAATCCCTGGTTGAATCGCTTCGCGGTTTTCACTGCTTTTGCGACGCTGGTATTAATTTGCATTGGTGGTTTGGTCACCAGTCATGGAGCGGGCATGGCGGTGCCTGATTGGCCCACGACTTACGGCTATAACATGTTTGCCTTCCCGATATCGAAGTGGGCGGGAGGTATTTTTTACGAGCACAGCCATCGGTTGGTGGCGTCGGGAGTTGGTTTTCTCACCTCAATTCTAACCATTTGGCTCTGGGTGAAGGAATCACGCCGCTGGCTGAGGTGGCTGGGAGTCATTGCCTGGCTTGCGGTGGTTTTGCAGGGAGTGTTGGGTGGCCTGCGGGTAGTGCTTTATAAAAACGAGATTGGGATTTTTCATGCCGCGCTTGCCCAAGCCTTTTTTGTTTTGGTTTGCGCCATCGCCCTTCTCACGAGCCGGTGGTGGAGCACGCTGCAGGACAGGATCACGGCCGAAGTGGATCATGGGGGATTGCGGCGATTGTTCCTGTTTGGGACTTGCTTAATTTTCGTTCAATTGGTGATTGGTGCGACCATGCGCCATCAGCATGCCGGGTTGTCAATTCCTGACTTTCCGCTGGCTTATCATAAGCTTTGGCCGGCGATGGACCCCGCTTCGGTTGCTTCCTATAACCAGCAGCGAGAAGAAGTAAACGCGGTCAATCCCATCACGGCTTTTCAGAT
It encodes the following:
- a CDS encoding bifunctional 3,4-dihydroxy-2-butanone-4-phosphate synthase/GTP cyclohydrolase II, which codes for MKNWLNSIESVLGDLRKGKMAIVVDDEDRENEGDLIMAGEFATPQAINFMARFGRGLICVPTTSERLKQLGIEEMVVRNRESFKTDFQVSVDAAEGITTGISAADRARTINIMADPTAVPNDLVQPGHIFPLRAKPGGVLQRSGHTEAVVDLAVLAGCRPIGVLCEIMNDDGTMARLPQLIKFARKHKLKICTIEELIKHRRSREKLIERVEVVKMPTDYGEFDLYLYRSKVDDQHHLALVRGDVAGQKKVLVRVHSECLTGDVFGSRRCDCGPQLQQAMRMVAESGRGVVVYMRQEGRGIGLGPKIKAYKLQEQGYDTVEANKQLGYGMDLREYGLGAQILADLGIKNIRLLTNNPKKVVGLEGYGMEIVEQVPIKIRPNPHNAKYLKTKREKLGHLL
- the ribH gene encoding 6,7-dimethyl-8-ribityllumazine synthase, which encodes MLKASKIKTTTATGGRFAIVASTYNAKYVDAMLRAAQAELKKAKAESVEIIRVPGAYEIPVVATKLARTQLPSLSAIICLGVILRGATTHAEHIGSAVSNALMQIQLQHEIPVIHEVLLLENEQQAKERCLGKEFNRGTEAAQTALEMARVIQKLNLSGSL
- a CDS encoding carboxypeptidase regulatory-like domain-containing protein encodes the protein MKMNPRFLILPTLLAGLSAASAADVTGTVTLKGTPPPEKENTAVTNDPNCGKLHSGPVMTQFYVVGANGGLRDAIVKIVNVTGKSTGESAAPAVIDQKGCEYVPYILAVQTNQKILIKNSDPVLHNVHPTPTASGNKETNKAQMPAGPDLTFVFPTAEDFLRFKCDVHPWMFGYVTVVDSPYFAVTDKDGNFKISNLPPGKYKIEASHRKAGKVEQEIEVKDSGAKADFTLEVKEAK
- a CDS encoding COX15/CtaA family protein encodes the protein MARSVNNPWLNRFAVFTAFATLVLICIGGLVTSHGAGMAVPDWPTTYGYNMFAFPISKWAGGIFYEHSHRLVASGVGFLTSILTIWLWVKESRRWLRWLGVIAWLAVVLQGVLGGLRVVLYKNEIGIFHAALAQAFFVLVCAIALLTSRWWSTLQDRITAEVDHGGLRRLFLFGTCLIFVQLVIGATMRHQHAGLSIPDFPLAYHKLWPAMDPASVASYNQQREEVNAVNPITAFQIGLQMVHRILALLIFAAVAFSAWSARRQVGSKNPLSKLSLSWIGLICVQIFLGAYTIWSNKAADVATTHVLVGALSLVTGTMLTIVSFRLLIPARAATKTVAEPAGSAFVSSKAASAK